The Arachis ipaensis cultivar K30076 chromosome B03, Araip1.1, whole genome shotgun sequence region CTATCTGCTTCTTACAGATTCTGCTTCTTTTGGTAAGCTTTCGTAGCTTTTCCCCTTTTTGGTTGCTTATTTCCAgtttttgtgtattttttcttGTGTGCCTAGGTTTCTTCATTTTGCTTTTCCTTCTTAGAGGGGGTGCCACTGgattttcttgcatttttacttGCGTTTCTGGGTTAGTATAGGGGGGCTAGAGGGTGATTCATAGttctcttttcaatttttctgTTTTGAGGGTTTTTGACTTCCCGTCTTGACTGAGTGGTGCCCCCGCTGTAGGTATGACCGAGCGTCTTGCTTCCTTGAGTCAGGCTCAGCGCCCTCTAGCCGACTTTGTCGACCACTATGCCTGGGTTTCCTCCGATGTGAAGGATACTCCTTCTAGGATTACAAAGGAGGGGCTCCAGAAACTACGACAGTCAGGGCTCTTGTGTGGAGGGGGTCCTGAGGAGGCGCTCTATCAAGTCTATGTCCCTGCTGGTCGGGAGCGTGTCTGTCAAAAGAACTTGGCTTCCCCTCGAGTTATTGATACGAGCCTATGTTCACGACCTTGGGGCTTCGTCTACCTTTTTCTCCTTTTGTTATGGGTTTATTAAATCGCTGTGATGTTGCACCGTCGCAGCTTCACCCAAATAGTTGGGCCTCCATCCGGTGCTTTGAGATGGTTTGCGAGTACCTGGAGCTGCCGATCTCAGTGAATGTCTTCCTCTACCTCTTCTTGCTCACGAACCCTTCTAGCCATGGGAAGGCTAAGAAGGGTTATATGTCTTTTAGGGCCCAACAGGGGCGCAGAATCTTTAGCCTATTTGAGGATTCCTATCATGGTTTTAAGTCTACCTTTTTTAAGGTTAGACCGGTCGAGGGTCATCAGCCTTTCTGGCTTACAGCTGAGGGGGTTAAGCAGATCCCGACCTACTGGAGCTTTGGGGCAGGGTCCGACTATCTTATAAAGGTATCTTATGATTGTCTGAGCCCGGAAGATCGCAATATTGCCGATATTTTATTGGCCATTTTTAGTAAGAAGAACCTTAATCTCCGTATGGTGATGGGGGACCGGGAGGCCGGTCGGTCGTATGTTGGTGGGTTCCTTTTTCCTTTGAGTTCTTCTATTCTTTAATTTTCTATTGTTGACACCTTTTCTCTCCTTTTCTATACTCACAGTTTCCATGGCTGGCGGGAAGAAGACTTTGGCTGACTTGATGAATCTCATCAAGGGGGACGAGGAGGGTGAGGATGACTCTTCGGCGGCCCCCACGGCTAGTCAGGAGCAAGGGAAAATCGGGGAAGCCAGTGGTCAGGTGGACGGGGCCGACCAGGCTCATCTGGAAAAGGTTGTTCCTCCCGAGAAGGTTACTGGGTTTGATGGTTTGGAGACggaaatttttgaagatgatTTTGGTTTTGGTGACGATGAGCTGAAGGTTGTGGGTAATCCCAAGAAAAGAAAGCGAGCTACCGAGAAGGAGCTCTCGGTTATGGAGAAAAACTTTGATGCTGGGGGTTTCATCGAGTCCCAGTTGCTCCCCGGCACTGAGGAGTTTTTCCATGAGGCCGACCTTTCCGGGCAGGCCAGGTGGATCTACCATAGTCTTCTCCGAGCTGCTGCTATCGCCAAGAAGGTGGAGCTTGTCTTGGGTAACTATCATGCTATGGAGGTAAGGTTTCGTAACTCCCAAAAAGATCTGACGGACTCACGATCTCGGGAGGAGTCTTTGAAGACGAAGTTGTCCGAGCAGGAGAAGAAGGCTGAGGAGGATGTCAAAGAGATTAATAGGCTGGTGGATCGGGATATGGCCTTGATGAAGGATCTGAATACCTCCCGTGGTGAGACTGCTGCCATGAAGAAGAGGATTGAGGAGTTGGAGGAGAAGCTAAAGTTGGCGGAGAGCTCGATGGAGACTGCTTCTCAAGAGATGGCTGCCCTGAAGAAAAAGAACAAGGAGCTTGCAAAAGGGGCTCGTGAGGCCGTCAAGCTGACTGAGGAAGGGATAAAGCTGCAGGTGACCGTTCTGACTCCCGATCTTGACTTTTCCTAAGTTGGTGCGATGAAGACTGTGGAGGCCGGGAAGATTGTTGATATTCTCTAAACGCTTGGATGGATGTTTCCCGATTTTCTTTgctctttgttttattttgtaaCTTGTTCTTTAATCTGGGACCTATTATGAGGCGCCCTTTGGCTGTACCGaatactttttctttttgattttaaGACTGCTGTTTTTAGTTATTGCTAGTTTTATTCGGGCCGTCGTGGCCTTGCTTTTACTTTTTGTTTGCTCGGGTCGTCGCGGCCTTTTGATTTACCGCTATCATGGTATTTATCTGTTGTTGCTTATCTGAGCCGATTTGTTTTCTTTTGGTCCCATATGGTTCccagggtgatcagtcccgggtttTCGTTAGGTCAACCATTCGCCTTTTTTGTCTCGCTTGTTATTTTGATTTGAGACTTTGCAAAAAGTAAACTTATCATATTGTTAGGATTCTGAGACAAGGAAATAATGTAATGCGTAATTAAGTGAAAGATAATAGAAGGAAATGACATGATTGTAGAAAAGAGAGACACAGAAAGAGAATGTAAAGGTGGAACATAGGAGGGGGTTGAGGTTGTCAAGTCGTGTGGTCGCCCCTCCTTACGAGTAGAACCTCCTGAGGTTTGCCATGTTCCATGTTCTCGTCACCTCGTTTCCATCCAATTTTTCTAGCTTGTAGCCTCCTTTACCAAGGACTTCTCTTACTCTGTAAGGTCCTTCCCAGTTCGCGGCTAGCTTGCCTTCCACAGGTGTTGGTGGTCCTATGTCGTTACGTCGCAAGACCAGGTCGCCTTCTCCTAAACTTCTCTTCAGTACCTTGCCATTGTACTttagggctattctttgttttaTTGCTGCTTCTGCTAGCTGTGCCATTTGCCTCGTCTCGTCAGCCAAATCCTTTTCAATCACCTCACTTCCTCCTCCAAGGAGTAACCTTGGGCTTGGTTCCCCGATCTCGACTGGGATGACTGTGTCGATCCCGTATGTGAGTCGGAAGGGGGTTTCGCCGGTAGATGACTGGGGGGTGGTTCTGTATGACCACAAGACTGAACCTAGCTCGTCTGCCCATGAGCCCTTCTTCCATTCAAGTCACTTCTTTAACCCCTTTAGGATAATTTTGTTGGCTACTTCTACCTGTCCATTTGTTTGGGGGTGCTCGACCGAGGAGAATCTCTGTTTGATCCTTAGTCCTTCTAGGAACCCTTTAAACTTCTTGTCGTGAACTGTGTTCCGTTGTCCGATATGACGGTCTCCAGAATTCCGAATCTAGTGACCACCTATTTCCACATGAACTTTTGGCAATTTGCTGCGAATATGTTGGCTAGTGGTTCTGCTTCCATCCATTTGGTGTAATAATCTATGGCCACTATCAAGTACTTCACTTGCCCAGGCCCTGGTGGGAATGACCCCAaaaggtcgactccccattgggcGAAAAGTCGGGGAGCCTTCATCAGACTGAGCTCCTCAGGAGGTGCTTTGTGGAAGTTAGCATTTTCTTGGCACTTTTTACATTTTTCACGAACTCCTGGGCATCCAACATCATTAAAGGCCAGTAGTACCCTGCTCGGATGATTTTCCTTGCTAAAGATCTTCCCCCGATGTAGTGACCACAACACCCTTCGTGGACTTCTCTTAggacgtagtccgtctggtcggggcgTAGGCATTTGAGTAGGGGCTGGTGGAGCCCTCGCTTGTACAACTGTccttgtatgattgtgtatttaGGAGCTTCCCTCTTTATAGCCTGTGCTTCCTTTTCGTCCGGGGGTGCTTCTGCATGATCCAAATATCGGGAGATGGGATCTATCCACGAGGGGGGTTTGGCACCTGAGCTGTGCACATGACAATTTCAGGTTCCGTTGCTAGCCCTTGGATCAAGGATCTGTTCCCAGTGCCGGGTTTGGTGCTCGCGAGCTTGGAAAAGGAGGTTGGCTCGGGTGTTTCTTTCTCTGGGGACGTGCTGGATTGTGACCTCTTCGAAGTTTTTGCATGGTGCTTTTActttttccaagtatttttgtaGCAGCgcatccttggcttggtagctgcCATTTACTTGGGAGGTGACGACTTGGGAGTCGCTGCTGACTTCTACCCTTGACGCTCCGACTTCTTTGGCTAGCATCAGTCCCCCTATCAAGGCTTCATACTCGGCTTGGTTGTTGGAGACTGGAAAATCAAACTTGATGGATTGCTCAAAGGCTACTCTTGTCGAGTTTTCGAGGATAATTCCGGCCCCTccaaatgtttggttggatgctCCGTCAACGTGGAGCTTCCACCATGTGCTCGGTGTATCGGGGGCCTCTCCTGTGACTTCTACGAGGAAGTCTGCCATGGCTTGGGCTTTGATTGCTTGTCTTGGCTCGTATTGCAAATCATATTGGGACAGTTCTACTGCCTATGCCATCATTCTTCCCGCCAGGTCGGATTTTTGGAGGACTTGTCGGATGACTTAGTCAGTTCTCAGGATGATTGTGTATCCTTGAAAGTATTGTTTTAGCCTTCTAGATGAAGTTAGTAAGGCGTAGGCTAGCTTTTCCAATTTGGTGTACCTCATCTATGCCCCTTGAAGtattttgctgatgaagtatattggGCGCTGGGTCTTGTCCTCCTCTCTGACTAGGACTTCCGCCATCGCTTGCATAGTCACAACCAAGTACAAGTATAGGGGTTCGCTTTCTCTGGGCTTGCTGAGTACGGGAGGTTCCGAGAGTATcctcttgaagtggttgaatgcctctTCACACTCTGGGGTCCACTCAAAGGTGATTCTTTTTTTCATTAAGTTGAAGAATGGGATGGCCCTTTCAGCTGAGGCTCCGAGGAACCAAGACAGAGCCATGAGTTTCCCGGTGAGCCATTGCACATCTTTGATGCACCCAGGGCTTGTCATTTTGATAACGGCTTTGCACTTATCCGGGTTAGCTTCTACCCCTCTCTGTGTTATCATGAACCCCAGGAATTTTCCCCGCTTCCATGGCGAATGCACATTTAAGCGGGTTAAGCCTCATGTTAAATTTTCTTAGTGCCTTGAAGACAGCCTGGAGATCGTTTATTAGTTTGCTCGGCTCTGTTGTTTTTACCAGGATGTCATCGACATATACTTCTACCGTCTTGCCGATGAGGTTGTGGAAGACTTTTCtcatcagcctttggtaggtGGCCCCCGCATTCTTCAGTCTGAAGGGTATTACCTTGTAGCAATAGGTGTCCCCTAGTGTTATGAATGTTGTTTTGTCCTCGTCAGGTCGGTGCATCGGAATTTGGTTGTAGccagagtaggcatccatgaaactgAGGAAACGATACCCCGCTGCCGAGTCAACCAGGGTGTCGATGTTGGGGAGGGAAAAGGAGTCTTTTGGGCATGCCTTGTTCAGGTCGGAGTaatcgacgcacatcctccattttccACTGGCTTTTTTGACTAGGACAACATTGGACAGCCATGTTGAGTACTCAAGTTCCTTGATGAACCCTGCTTCTAGCAGTCCCGCTGTTTGCTTGGTGACTTCCTCAGCTCTTTCTTGTGATATCTTCCTTCGCCGTTGGGCTACCGGTTTAGCCTCGGGTTTTATGGCTAGTCGGTGAGACATGAACTCGGGATCTAATCCCGGCATGTCAGATAGGGTCCATGCAAAAAGGTCGCTGTTTGCCCTTACGATCTCTATGAGGGGGCCTTTGAGTTGATGGGGTAGGTTCCTATTTATGAAAGTAAACTGATCTGCCGACTTCCCTATTTGGAACTTTTCCATGTCCCCTTCTGGTTCAGGTCTTGACTTGTCCTTCATCCTGACATCCAGATCTGCTAGGAATACGCCAGCTACCTTCTTAGATTCTTTCCTTAAGGAGAGGCTGGCACTTTCGTAGGCGACTGCCGTCTCTAGGTCTCCCCTTATGGAACCAATTGTTCCCTTGTCCGTTATGAACTTCATTGTTAGGAACTTGGTGCATATTACAGCTGAGAATTCATTGATAGTTTTCCTCCCTAGGATGATGTTATAAGCAGTAGAGTCTCTAAGGACTACAAAGTCTGCCATAACCGATTTCCTGGTGTCACCAGTTCCTAGGCTGATTGGGAGAGAGATCGGCCCATCGAGTTTGATGTAGTTGTCACCTAGTCCTATGACTCCGTGTTGGTGATTTTTGAGGTCGGATTCTTTGAGTCCCATGGCGTCGAACACGTTTCTAAATAAGATATTAAAGTCGGATCCCGTGTCGACGAGGATGCGCCTAACCAGTCCTGATCCGACCATTGTTGTAACTACCATGGGGGTTTTCGGGGAGATCGTTGAACCATTTATCTTCTGGGCCAAAGGATATTGTGGGGTGGCTTTTGCTGTGACGGGGCCATCTGTTGAGATGGAGAGTACCCGGGTGTCCCTTCTCGCTGCCGACTTGGATTTGGGGGGCTGTCGCACCCGACCATAATGTTGACCACGAAAGTTGGGGGGTTACTGGTATCTCCTGGGGGTTCTTACCTTGGCTTGACAGTTCAGCTCCGATCTTCCTCGGAGCGCTCCCTTTCCCGCCTCCTCAGCTTCCTGATGAGCAGGGAGAATTTGCTCAGTTTTCCCTCTCTGATGGCCTGTTCTAAGGCATCCTTGAGGTCGAAGCAGTCTTGTGTTTTGTGACCAAATCCCTTGTGGTACTCGCAGTAAACGCTTTTGTTGCCTCCCGTTCTCTCTTTCAGGGGTCTGGGTCTGGATAAGATTCCTTTGTCTGCAATTTGTTGGTAGACTTCTACTATAGGTGCCGTGAGTAGCGTGTAGTTAGTGAACCTTCCTACCCGTGGTTGCTTGGGTAACTTGTTTAGGGTGCCATCCCTGGGAGTTTCTTTTTACCTGTTGACCTGGGGTGTCTGCCGAGCTGGTGGGTTGAGGAGCTGTCGTTTATTGGCTGCTACAACCTGACTGACCTCTTCATCATTGATGTATTCCTTGGCTACACTTTGGATTTCCTGTATGGTCCATTGAAAaatggaagattgatggtttagaagttatagtaaactctcgttgtaagtatagttactaaaccaagcaatcaacctttcttacaaacgttttggttgtcacaagtaacaaacccctttttaaaattgataaccgagtatttaaacctcgggtcatcttctcaaggaattacagggaggtatgttcttattattggttatgagtcttgtaaattgggggttttgaaagtaaggaagcagtatgttgaatgataataagaataaaataaataactataaaatagactcttggcaaggtatgaaaactggaagtcctatcctggttatccttatcaattgtaatgagaattggatttttctcccagtttgttaacctctaactatgaaggtaagttaagtggatgaattaattcttattcttcaagtcctagtctttccttgggaaaagttagagttattggaacccgaattaattctggaagaattctaattttcaatcaaccatgagtttgataactcaagcgtctccaatgactcaaccaaagccataagggaaaaatctaaattatttatataaataaaagaaagcaatcataattctgaaatacctcaaattatattaaataaagaaatcaattctaacatggagttcataagccaatcaggtaacataactaatacaagcattaaagcatctgaaagtaaaagagaaatataaaataaaaggaatattgaacctgtgactgaagatgagttgaactaaactaatagaaatcctaaaatcataaatcctaagagagaggagagaacctctctctctaaaaactacatctaaaactaaaaattatgaattgtgagcTAATGATCATAAATGAatggattttcccactttatagcctctaatctgtgttttctgggccacaaactgggtcagaaacagcccagaattcgctggttgcgaattcaaatacGCTGATTTTTCAtcactgcgacgtggccgcgtggagcacgcatttgcgtcacctagcgtcagggcaactatggcatattatatatcaaatcgaagccctggatgttagctttccaacgcaactggaaccgcatcatttggacctctatagttaaatttatagccatttgagtgcgaagaggtcaggctggacagcttagcaatttctccaacttcttgtattctttccacttttgcatgcttcctttccatcctctgagccattcctgccctgtaatctctgaaatcacttaacacacatatcaaggcatctaatggtaataagagaggattaaacatagggaacttaaggccaaagaagcatgttttcaatcaaagcacataattaggaaggtaaatgtaaaaacatgcaaatagtatggataagtgggtaaagagttgataaaaaccactcaattgagcacaagataaactataaaatagtggtttatcaacctccccacacttaaacattagcatgtcctcatgctaagctcaagagaagctataaagatgaagaggaacggtagattaatatgaaatgcaacatatctatatgaatgcgactacatgcaaaatgtttctacctacttagttaaaagtaaacaaatctttcaaaaataaatatgaactggatttcactaattcaaatcatgaaaatgaagtacaaatagacttgtaagaagaaaatagctcatgaaagcagggaacaaggaattcgagcatcgaaccctcactggtagtgtatacactctaatcactcaagtgtttaaggttcgattctctcaattctctactaaccttgctttctaaggcttgcttttcttctaccaatcaacaaaaatttaatgcacagatacacatatcaagtggtcttttaagggttgtaatggggttagggtcaaggtaggattgtatttggtcaagtggactaaaatctgaatccttaattaacttaaactttttccACCTAatttaagacaatccatgtaatcaaagtacaaaacctaactgtccattaaccatattttccacatattcatgcattcttatttcaagtacagtacatatgcatcactttcaccacttactttggggcattttgtccccttttacttatttgctctttttctcctctttttctctttttcttctttttcttctcttttctctttttttttaattatatttttatttttttttgtttttctcaatgcatatgattaaattattgaatgcatgaacatgtcctaaacatttctttcacattttaaTAAAGATATACAatgcccaattcttaaaccaaacgtttccaaacccactttctccacacttaaatcataagcactctcactagtataagctaaccaaggattcaaattaaggacattattgttttttgcttagagttaatgatgtgctaaagtaaagaacaaaaggggtataataggctcaaaattggtttgcaagggataatgaaaggttaaggccatatgggtatggaagcttagtgaaacaaaggcctcaatcatataagtgcatgcatacatcaaaccatggaaatataaaattaagcaagacaaagatcacaattttagagagaaaaatacacactaaaataaaattttggttgataaaatgcaaccaattcaaataggctcaaaatctcacaggttttgtgtgttcgagctctaaactatgttccagtataatatttcttcaaacaagtgtaacattaaattttattcaaattagtgaaatgctctaaaaggttttttgaaaaagaaaatattacttcaaccaagtggtaaaatatgcacaaaatcaaatagatatgcaatcaaacatgtaaatgcaacaaataacaaggaaaataaaacaatggtgttgaaaagaggaaaatagctaacccatggagatcggtatcgacctccccacacttaaagattgcaccgtcctcggtgcatgctaagatgtgtaaGTGGatggggttgtggttcctcagctgggggtctttttgttcctttctttGCCGGTGGTTTGgtagtagctttctctttacctttcttggtggccatcctgaaaagggaaaaagaaagtaatttgaattcaaagggatagagcaaggaagaggatggataaggtggtaattaatgcacattaaaagatgaatgaagttaacacatggtcatgactacatgtgaaacaAATCataaatggaaatatagcaagtgcatatgatgacaattaaatgcaaggtgtttattggcatgcaggtaAAGGCATGAGTaccatagatcaagcatttaatgtcctagtgagattaccaagcctttcaaactatcaacatgtttgtaataataattatatttaattaataaaatatataaaggttttgtgaaaag contains the following coding sequences:
- the LOC107633440 gene encoding uncharacterized protein LOC107633440 — translated: MADFLVEVTGEAPDTPSTWWKLHVDGASNQTFGGAGIILENSTRVAFEQSIKFDFPVSNNQAEYEALIGGLMLAKEVGASRVEVSSDSQVVTSQVNGSYQAKDALLQKYLEKVKAPCKNFEEVTIQHVPRERNTRANLLFQAREHQTRHWEQILDPRASNGT